GCGTCGACGTTTGAAGTCGCCCCGCGCCGAGGTTGAAGGTGAAGTCGACGATGGCCGCGAGTCGCTTTTCTGGCTCGGTGGCCAGCACCGGGCAGTAGCGCAGCGTCGCGTTCAATGCCGTCATGAGGTCGGCAGCCAGGTAGCGCTCTGCGTCGGTCTCCGTGATCGGTGGGTGCTTCGGATCGCAGAGGTGGCCGTAGCCGATGGTCCAGTAGCCGGCTGGGCAGACGTAGGGATGCGCGCGGCCGGGATCGTTCTTCGGCACGCGGTGAAAGCCCTCGAAACGCTTGGCCAGATCGATGGCCGCCTGCGGAACCGGGATCACGACCGCACCCGGTCGAACACACGTCCGAGGAACCA
This Desulfovibrio desulfuricans DNA region includes the following protein-coding sequences:
- a CDS encoding lysozyme, translating into MIPVPQAAIDLAKRFEGFHRVPKNDPGRAHPYVCPAGYWTIGYGHLCDPKHPPITETDAERYLAADLMTALNATLRYCPVLATEPEKRLAAIVDFTFNLGAGRLQTSTLRRRINQRDWHSAGQELRRWVYGGGRVLPGLVTRREAEATCLLRAA